A DNA window from Micromonospora inyonensis contains the following coding sequences:
- a CDS encoding IS630 family transposase: MAHPPAAALHLSARRRRKLLAMVGAASCPQAVALRARIVLLAADGLANSAIAVEVGCSEPAVRRWRLRFVRRGVPGLFDRPRSGRPERYGPSERLAVIAVATSLPPEGAARWTQTLIAEHLAERGMALSRATVRRTLTEARVRPHKVRGWLNRADDDAFWAKAGAVCRLYLDIPADTLLVSVDEKTGIQARSRIRPTQSPLPGRDRRVEFEYKRHGTVSIVAAMDVATGQVVAERIERNDSAHFIRFLAMLDRNTDPALRIHLVMDNGSSHTSKATRAWLAAHPRFSVTHTPKHASWLNMIEQWFSALTRRVLRGGDFTSRDDLEAKITAFTIRYNRTARPYRWRYDADAEHARYLARHPQHQKPTRDDLAKAA; encoded by the coding sequence ATGGCCCATCCGCCCGCCGCCGCGCTGCATCTGAGCGCCCGTCGGCGGCGCAAGCTGCTGGCCATGGTCGGCGCCGCGAGTTGCCCGCAGGCAGTCGCGCTGCGCGCAAGGATCGTGCTGCTGGCCGCCGACGGTCTGGCCAACAGCGCGATTGCCGTCGAAGTGGGCTGCAGCGAGCCGGCCGTGCGCCGGTGGCGGCTGCGCTTCGTACGCCGCGGCGTGCCGGGCCTGTTCGACCGCCCGCGCAGCGGGCGGCCCGAACGGTACGGGCCCAGCGAGCGCTTGGCCGTCATCGCCGTGGCCACCTCCCTGCCTCCCGAGGGGGCCGCCCGCTGGACTCAGACGCTGATCGCCGAGCATCTGGCCGAACGAGGCATGGCGCTCTCGCGCGCGACCGTGCGCCGCACCCTGACCGAGGCCAGGGTGCGCCCACACAAGGTCCGCGGCTGGCTCAACCGTGCCGACGATGACGCGTTCTGGGCCAAGGCCGGCGCTGTGTGCCGCCTCTACCTCGACATCCCCGCTGACACTCTCCTCGTCAGCGTTGACGAGAAGACCGGCATCCAGGCCCGCTCTCGCATCCGCCCCACCCAGAGCCCGCTGCCCGGCCGTGACCGGCGCGTGGAGTTCGAGTACAAGCGCCACGGGACCGTCTCCATCGTCGCCGCCATGGACGTGGCCACCGGCCAGGTGGTCGCCGAGCGCATCGAGCGCAACGACTCCGCGCACTTCATCCGCTTCCTGGCCATGCTCGACCGCAACACCGACCCCGCCCTGCGCATCCACCTGGTCATGGACAACGGCTCCTCCCACACGTCCAAGGCCACCCGCGCCTGGCTCGCCGCCCACCCCCGTTTCAGCGTGACCCACACTCCCAAGCACGCCAGCTGGCTGAACATGATCGAGCAGTGGTTCTCCGCCCTGACCCGCCGCGTCCTGCGCGGCGGCGACTTCACATCCCGCGACGACCTCGAAGCCAAGATCACCGCGTTCACCATCCGCTACAACCGCACCGCCCGCCCCTACCGTTGGCGCTACGACGCCGACGCCGAGCACGCCCGCTACCTC